The following proteins are co-located in the Candidatus Poribacteria bacterium genome:
- a CDS encoding cysteine synthase family protein, protein MVCNSILGAIGSTPLVALDRIRPANGARVLLKLEYLNPGGSMKDRIGLQIIEDAERSGRLRPGGVVVELTSGNTGTGLALACAIKGYRMVAVMSEGNSVERRRMLSALGAELELVPQSGSSEPGKVSKEDLELVEQRAQELTRDLKAFRADQFYNESNPRAHEFGTGRELWEQANGRITAFAAMVGTGGVFVGTARALKSRNPQIRAYAVEPDRAPFLAGGPVTNTRHKIQGAGYAMLPGFWEPTLVDGYLTVTDDEAISMARRLAREEGVLAGFSTGANVAAAMQIASQCLPDAVVVTIACDSAMKYLSTDLYE, encoded by the coding sequence GTGGTCTGTAACAGCATTCTCGGCGCCATCGGCTCGACGCCCCTCGTCGCGCTCGACCGGATCCGTCCGGCGAACGGCGCGCGCGTGCTTCTGAAGCTCGAGTACCTGAACCCCGGCGGCAGCATGAAAGACCGCATCGGGCTCCAGATCATCGAGGATGCGGAGCGCTCCGGTCGGCTGCGACCCGGAGGGGTCGTCGTCGAGTTGACGAGCGGGAACACGGGAACCGGGCTGGCGCTGGCGTGCGCGATCAAGGGCTACCGCATGGTCGCCGTCATGTCGGAGGGGAACTCGGTCGAGCGGCGACGCATGTTGAGCGCATTGGGGGCGGAGCTCGAGCTCGTTCCGCAGTCCGGTTCGTCGGAGCCCGGCAAGGTCTCCAAGGAAGACCTGGAGCTCGTCGAACAGCGCGCTCAGGAACTGACGCGCGACCTCAAGGCGTTTCGCGCCGACCAGTTCTACAACGAGAGCAACCCGCGCGCCCACGAGTTCGGCACGGGACGCGAGCTATGGGAGCAGGCGAACGGACGGATCACCGCGTTCGCGGCGATGGTCGGAACCGGCGGGGTGTTCGTCGGCACGGCGCGGGCGCTCAAGTCCCGGAACCCACAGATTCGCGCCTACGCGGTCGAGCCGGATAGGGCTCCCTTCCTCGCCGGAGGACCCGTGACGAACACGCGTCACAAGATCCAAGGCGCCGGGTATGCCATGCTGCCGGGATTCTGGGAACCAACGCTGGTGGACGGCTACCTCACCGTCACGGACGACGAGGCGATCTCGATGGCGCGCCGTCTGGCACGAGAGGAGGGCGTACTAGCGGGGTTCTCCACCGGCGCGAACGTGGCAGCCGCGATGCAGATCGCCAGCCAATGCCTGCCGGATGCCGTCGTCGTCACCATCGCATGCGACAGTGCCATGAAGTATTTGAGCACGGACCTGTACGAGTAG
- a CDS encoding TlpA family protein disulfide reductase, with amino-acid sequence MPTRIPSSTRFASEPKTPTDRMLGNVRIAMRTTVAIAAALLLGTGCARIIGPPVPGENLALLPNTQASHPAFIDGNPKTAGETSFPESTDSRFVDITPPSEAYVLLPDVYTISKVAIHTDEIVGFDLYVEDPTQGMKLVGKYDGQKGPIIEVPMKGITRASGVRLRVRRTINDAATRQRNTRVGTLGGRYITGNTRSTASISEIEVIGPSVSGAAPAAEEPAVARDTTAEIGSILMQGLSGDAATTTGKPSSGTAEARSASGQVGIGSPAPMFILSTLSGSKLNLEDLIGNVILINFWSPSTAGSVAESAALTELRNELAVEDFEIVGISTSKDEATVAEFVRSHKVGYPVVLSDGAVEGRYGVGAQLPTTFLIDRQGKIARQFAGPQNRASLLSVVKSALAMSLPDQP; translated from the coding sequence ATGCCGACACGCATCCCTTCTTCCACGAGATTCGCTTCCGAACCGAAGACGCCAACTGACCGGATGCTAGGTAATGTGAGGATCGCCATGAGAACGACCGTCGCCATCGCCGCCGCGCTGCTTCTAGGAACCGGATGCGCGCGTATCATCGGACCCCCGGTCCCTGGCGAGAACCTGGCTCTCCTTCCCAACACGCAGGCGAGCCATCCCGCCTTCATCGACGGCAACCCAAAGACCGCTGGCGAGACGTCCTTCCCGGAATCGACCGACAGCCGCTTCGTGGATATCACGCCGCCTTCTGAGGCGTATGTTCTGCTGCCGGACGTCTACACGATCTCCAAGGTCGCCATCCATACCGATGAGATCGTCGGATTCGATCTCTACGTCGAGGATCCGACCCAGGGGATGAAGCTCGTCGGCAAGTACGATGGTCAGAAGGGCCCAATCATCGAAGTGCCGATGAAGGGGATCACGCGGGCTTCCGGCGTCCGGCTGCGCGTCCGTCGCACGATCAACGACGCGGCTACAAGGCAACGGAACACGCGCGTCGGCACCCTCGGAGGTCGTTACATCACGGGCAACACGCGGTCGACCGCGTCCATCTCCGAGATCGAGGTGATCGGGCCCTCCGTATCGGGAGCCGCCCCCGCTGCCGAGGAACCGGCAGTCGCCAGAGACACGACCGCCGAGATCGGCTCGATCCTCATGCAGGGACTGTCCGGCGACGCGGCGACCACGACCGGCAAGCCCTCCTCGGGAACCGCCGAGGCTCGTTCCGCCAGCGGTCAGGTGGGCATCGGGTCCCCGGCTCCCATGTTCATCCTCTCGACGCTCTCCGGCAGCAAACTGAACCTGGAGGACCTGATCGGGAACGTCATCTTGATCAACTTCTGGTCGCCGTCAACGGCAGGTTCCGTCGCCGAGTCGGCAGCGCTGACGGAGCTCCGCAACGAGCTCGCCGTCGAGGATTTCGAGATCGTCGGCATCTCGACCAGCAAGGACGAAGCCACAGTCGCGGAGTTCGTCCGCTCGCACAAGGTCGGATACCCGGTCGTGCTCTCCGATGGGGCGGTCGAGGGTCGCTATGGCGTCGGAGCGCAACTGCCGACCACGTTCCTGATCGATCGCCAGGGCAAGATCGCGCGGCAGTTCGCGGGTCCGCAGAACCGGGCATCGCTGCTATCCGTGGTGAAGAGCGCTCTCGCCATGTCGCTGCCCGACCAGCCGTAG
- a CDS encoding glycosyltransferase family 9 protein: MRARANILVLGFTNIGDAVLSTCVVEPLRAHSPEARLTFLAGERAAPILDGEPGIGTVYRYSPSVHRGVRGRWLLVRELRARRFDLVVDLRDAPYSRLLGARRIGLREYGRVHAVDRYLGALRAAGITTDQARPALTPTALECDASRAWLRQSGIRSDRPTVGIHPGGNWAYKLWLPDRFAAVADGLSADFEAQTLVFAGPGEKAMASECAEACRHPATAVGDVSLRMLAALIQACDLYVGNDTGPMHIADAVGTRVVALFEPTDDVRSGPYGREHSVIRSDMDLGCNPCHPGKTPGGCGKGFCEPLHSITSDRVLVEARRQLADILTRKGSRGL, translated from the coding sequence ATGCGAGCCCGCGCCAACATCCTCGTCCTCGGGTTCACCAATATCGGTGACGCTGTCCTGTCGACGTGCGTCGTCGAGCCGCTTCGAGCCCACTCGCCCGAGGCGCGTCTGACCTTCCTCGCCGGGGAACGCGCCGCGCCCATCCTCGACGGCGAGCCGGGCATCGGTACCGTATACCGCTACAGCCCATCGGTTCATCGCGGCGTCCGGGGGCGCTGGCTCCTCGTGCGAGAGCTACGGGCGCGCCGGTTCGACCTCGTCGTGGACTTGCGCGATGCGCCCTACTCGCGCCTGCTGGGAGCTCGACGAATCGGGCTGCGCGAGTACGGTCGGGTCCACGCGGTGGATCGGTACCTCGGAGCGCTCCGCGCGGCAGGGATCACGACCGATCAGGCGCGACCGGCGCTGACGCCCACGGCATTGGAATGCGATGCCTCCCGCGCATGGCTCCGGCAATCGGGCATCCGAAGCGACCGCCCCACCGTCGGCATCCATCCCGGCGGCAACTGGGCGTACAAGCTCTGGCTCCCGGACCGGTTCGCGGCAGTCGCGGACGGACTCTCCGCTGATTTCGAGGCGCAGACGCTCGTGTTCGCCGGACCCGGCGAGAAAGCGATGGCGTCCGAGTGCGCCGAGGCATGCCGCCATCCGGCAACCGCTGTAGGCGACGTCTCGCTGCGGATGCTCGCCGCGCTGATCCAGGCGTGCGATCTCTACGTCGGCAACGACACGGGACCGATGCACATCGCCGACGCCGTCGGGACGCGCGTGGTCGCGCTGTTCGAACCGACGGACGACGTGCGCAGCGGGCCCTACGGCAGGGAGCACTCGGTCATCCGCAGCGATATGGACCTCGGCTGCAATCCCTGCCACCCCGGCAAGACGCCCGGCGGCTGCGGCAAAGGGTTCTGCGAGCCCCTCCACTCGATCACTTCCGACCGAGTGCTCGTCGAGGCGAGGCGGCAGTTGGCTGACATCCTGACTCGGAAGGGGTCACGTGGTCTGTAA